One window from the genome of Emys orbicularis isolate rEmyOrb1 chromosome 10, rEmyOrb1.hap1, whole genome shotgun sequence encodes:
- the LOC135884806 gene encoding parvalbumin, thymic CPV3, with translation MSITDILSPSDIAAALRDCQAPDSFSHKKFFQISGLSKKSSSQIKDIFRLLDNDQSGFIEEDELKYFLQRFECGARVLTTSETKTFMAAADHDGDGKIGVEEFQEMVHS, from the exons ATGAGCATCACTGACATCCTCAGCCCTTCTGATATTGCTGCTGCCCTGAGGGACTGCCAAG CCCCCGATTCCTTCAGCCACAAAAAATTCTTTCAGATCAGCGGACTGTCCAAAAAGAGCAGCAGTCAGATCAAGGATATCTTCCGGCTCTTAGACAATGATCAAAGCGGCTTTATTGAGGAAGATGAGCTCAA GTATTTCCTCCAGCGGTTTGAGTGCGGAGCCAGAGTATTAACTACTTCAGAAACCAAGACTTTTATGGCAGCTGCAGATCATGATGGGGATGGCAAAATTGGGGTTGAAG AATTCCAGGAAATGGTGCACTCCTGA